The Miscanthus floridulus cultivar M001 chromosome 7, ASM1932011v1, whole genome shotgun sequence genome includes a region encoding these proteins:
- the LOC136466028 gene encoding uncharacterized protein, whose amino-acid sequence MAVPNYTYLKLKMPGPRGVITVGTSFYRAYECEVESYELALATLASEELVAIEKDIAEGAPNTKRVARSIEPMENVKEVLIDPNNSIDKTVRIGTTLSPK is encoded by the coding sequence atggccgtccccaactacacctacctcaagctcaagatgccaggcccacgcggggtcatcaccgttggcactTCCTTCTACAgggcctacgagtgtgaggtcgagagCTACGAGCTGGCTTTGGCAACCCTCGCTTCTGAGGAGCTCGTAGCCATCGAGAAGGACATCGCTGAAGGAGCGCCCAACACAAAGCGGGTGGCCAGATCCATTGAGCCTATGGAGAATGTCAAGGAGGTCCTCATTGACCCCAACAACTCCATCGATAAGACGGTGCGCATCGGCACCACCCTCTCCCCCAAGTAG